DNA sequence from the Halalkalicoccus subterraneus genome:
ACGAATTTGAATAGATCGACCAAATCAAAAGGCCGTAAAGTAGGTTGTGAGAAACAGTGTTGCATTGTAGAGCCCATGAGCCAGTATCGGCAGAGACAGATTGTTGAACCATTCATAAAGGGCACCCATTACTAAACCGAGTGAAAACGGCGCAATACTCAACAAGACGATAGCTCCGACTCCGCCAGTGTATCCGATTGCATGTGGAAGAACAAACAGGAGGGAAGCAATAACGATTGCAGCGGATGCTCCCATGCTTTGTGAGAGTCTGCCCTGAATGACGCCCCGAAAGAGATACTCTTCAGCGGGCCCGATGAGAACCACCGAGAGAACTACCAAGACGAGAACCATCTCCGGGCTCCCCGTGAGCAGCTGTTGATCAACGCGTCCGTATTGAATCCCTGTTGTGGAGCTTACAATCTCGATTATGAGAGGGATGGCAAGCATACCGAGTGCACTCGCTACAATCCAGACAGCCTGGTACTTGGTTGGTATTTTGATTGATATCGTTTCACTGAGCCATCGGCGGGCGTAGATCCAGCCGGTGATAGCGTAGCCTGCTTCTGAGAGGATGAATAGCGCGGTTAACGCGACGATGCTTGTTCCCCCGAGGAGAAGCGCTGGAACTGCGAGGATACCGCCCAAAACCGTCCCACCAACCACCAAAAGAACTCCAACTATAATAGCGCGAAGACGACCAGTCC
Encoded proteins:
- a CDS encoding CPBP family intramembrane glutamic endopeptidase, producing the protein MVGGTVLGGILAVPALLLGGTSIVALTALFILSEAGYAITGWIYARRWLSETISIKIPTKYQAVWIVASALGMLAIPLIIEIVSSTTGIQYGRVDQQLLTGSPEMVLVLVVLSVVLIGPAEEYLFRGVIQGRLSQSMGASAAIVIASLLFVLPHAIGYTGGVGAIVLLSIAPFSLGLVMGALYEWFNNLSLPILAHGLYNATLFLTTYFTAF